The proteins below come from a single Miscanthus floridulus cultivar M001 chromosome 1, ASM1932011v1, whole genome shotgun sequence genomic window:
- the LOC136453240 gene encoding uncharacterized protein, translated as MGSTVEVERATAGATQLTEVEQATAGATQLVDTGAVPLPPPPPLLRVRDAVRKLLCPHSSQNHQAKAPALAPRKALKAALRHGAASAKADLKEPVAQGEATEAATKQVGEEAPMLREARALESGEAEAPSIAEATEGEVKAPRTSEAKVAEARASRASKAEVANAEAPRTTEAEVAKAGAPRTTEAEVVDAGLATAEAGLGAAKPAAQDAEMEAGQALVPPLVQDPPPSQENTWEVEPACLGAGLNKEVSHVAEASVIVQAVLEAEIQERKQRAAHTACEALEVRGVESGSSLGSRLIALSGRVNEWLRGALHMGIKRTLAVVSSHYAGIDLEAVSDGYVMAKDDEKAEEEVMKLVEVAKAPSTVVARLFEEEVVPPTPTADAGDPEF; from the exons ATGGGCtcaacggtggaggtggagcgggcgacgGCGGGGGCAACCCAACTGacggaggtggagcaggcgacAGCGGGGGCGACTCAACTGGTGGACACGGGGGCCGTGCCactaccgccgccaccgccattgctGAGGGTGAGGGACGCGGTGCGGAAGCTATTGTGTCCCCATtcaag CCAGAACCATCAGGCGAAAGCGCCTGCCTTGGCGCCACGtaaggcactcaag GCCGCCCTACGGCATGGCGCGGCGTCGGCCAAGGCCGACctgaaggagccggtcgcccaaggagaggctaccgaggcagCCACGAAGCAAgtgggggaggaggcgcctatgCTCCGTGAGGCCAGGGCCCTTGAGTCAGGTGAAGCCGAGGCGCCTTcaatcgctgaggccaccgagggcgaggtcaaggcccctaggacctctgaGGCCAAGGTGGCGGAGGCTAGGGCTTCTAGGGCTTCTAAAGCCGAGGTGGCGAACGCCGAggctcctaggaccaccgaggccgaggtggcaaaGGCTGGagctcctaggaccaccgaggccgaggtggtggaCGCTGGCTTGGCTACGGCGGAGGCCGGCTTGGGTGCGGCGAAGCCGGCGGCCCAGGATGCAGAGATGGAGGCAGGGCAAGCTTTGGTACCGCCCCTGGTCCAAGACCCGCCGCCATCGCAGGAGAACACCtgggaggtggag CCCGCTTGTCTTGGCGCAGGGTTGAATAAGGAGGTCTCCCATGTAGCTGAGGCCTCCGTcatagtgcaggcggtgctcgaggccgagatccaAGAGCGTAAGCAGCGCGCCGCCCATACCGCCTGTGAGGCCCTGGAGGTCAGgggggtcgagtcgggcagctccctcgggagccgcttgatcgcgttgagtGGCCGAGTCAACGAGTGGCTCCGAGGGGCGCTACATATGGGCATCAAGCGCACCctagccgtcgtctcctcgcactatgccggCATTGACCTTGAGGCCGTCAGCGATGGTTACGTCATGGCTAAGGATGacgagaaggccgaggaggaggtcatgaagctggtggaggtggcTAAGGCCCCTAGCACGGTAGTGGCtaggttgttcgaagaggaggtggttcctcctacacctaccgccgacgctggcgaccctgagttttga